From a region of the Sesamum indicum cultivar Zhongzhi No. 13 linkage group LG3, S_indicum_v1.0, whole genome shotgun sequence genome:
- the LOC105159335 gene encoding cytokinin riboside 5'-monophosphate phosphoribohydrolase LOG1-like has protein sequence MENSPQQPSTKASRFKRICVFCGSSPGKNPSYQLAAIQLGKQLVERNIDLVYGGGSIGLMGLVSQAVYNGGRHVLGVIPRTLMPREITGEPVGEVRAVSGMHQRKAEMARQADAFIALPGGYGTLEELLEVITWAQLGIHDKPVGLLNVDGYYNSLLSFIDKAVDEGFITPSARHIIVSAQTAHELMSKLEEYVPEHNGVAPKLSWEMEQQLGYTTRSDIARC, from the exons ATGGAAAACAGCCCGCAGCAGCCGTCCACAAAAGCATCAAGATTCAAGAGGATATGCGTGTTCTGTGGCAGCAGCCCCGGGAAGAATCCCAGTTATCAGCTTGCTGCCATTCAGCTCGGAAAGCAACTG GTTGAGAGGAACATAGACTTGGTTTATGGAGGTGGAAGCATTGGATTGATGGGTCTGGTCTCTCAGGCTGTGTATAATGGTGGCCGCCACGTGTTAGG GGTGATTCCCAGAACTCTAATGCCCAGAGag aTCACTGGAGAGCCTGTTGGAGAAGTGAGAGCAGTTTCTGGCATGCACCAAAGGAAGGCAGAGATGGCCAGGCAGGCTGATGCATTTATAGCATTGCctg gTGGGTACGGTACATTGGAGGAACTGTTAGAGGTCATCACTTGGGCTCAACTTGGAATCCACGACAAACCG GTGGGTTTACTGAATGTAGATGGGTACTACAACTCATTGCTGTCGTTCATCGACAAGGCTGTGGATGAGGGTTTCATTACGCCTTCTGCCCGTCACATTATTGTATCTGCCCAAACTGCCCATGAACTTATGTCCAAGCTTGAG GAATATGTTCCGGAACACAATGGGGTGGCACCAAAATTGAGTTGGGAGATGGAGCAACAACTTGGGTACACCACAAGATCAGATATTGCTCGTTGCTAG
- the LOC105159336 gene encoding endoglucanase 10 — protein sequence MEEKRGSRGWCGWFLVLIVLAAIAFAIFYAVRQKQHKSEPGAAPVPGPPGAVTKKYADALKVAMQFLDIQKSGKLENNNIPWRGDSGLKDGSEAQVDLSKGMYDAGDHMKFGFPMAFTATVLSWTILEYGDQMKVVNQLEPAQDSLKWITDYLVNAHPTDNVLYIQVGSPKVDHGCWDRPEDMTEDRPLTQVNASVPGTDVAAETAAALASASLVFRSTDSAYSTLLLKHAKQLFTFADKYRGSYSISIPEVATFYNSTGYGDELLWAASWLYHATGDRSYFQYVTGKNGEDFANWGSPTWFSWDNKLAGAQVLLSRVSFFGPKDVSNSNILQKYRDSAEAVMCGLLPKSPTATSSRTDSGLVWVSQWNALQHPVASALLAVIYSDYMLTSRTAKISCDGHYFRPSDLRKFAMSQADYVLGDNPMKMSYLVGYGDKYPQYVHHRGASIPADATTGCKDGFQWLKSDKPNPNIAMGALVGGPFLNESFVDSRNNSMQTEPSTYNSAVIVGLLSSLVTTSSVVQSFT from the exons ATGGAGGAGAAGAGGGGGTCAAGAGGGTGGTGTGGTTGGTTCTTGGTGTTAATAGTTTTGGCTGCGATCGCCTTTGCAATTTTCTACGCTGTGAGGCAGAAGCAGCACAAGTCGGAGCCAGGAGCAGCGCCTGTTCCGGGGCCACCCGGCGCCGTCACAAAGAAATATGCTGATGCTCTCAAAGTTGCAATGCAGTTTTTAGACATACAGAAAT CTGGGAAGCTGGAGAATAATAACATACCTTGGAGAGGGGATTCTGGTTTGAAAGATGGGAGTGAAGCGCAAGTAGATCTTTCCAAGGGAATGTATGATGCTGGGGATCATATGAAGTTTGGATTTCCTATGGCTTTCACTGCCACAGTGTTGTCTTGGACCATCCTTGAGTATGGGGATCAAATGAAGGTTGTGAATCAATTGGAACCTGCTCAAGACTCGCTTAAGTGGATCACGGACTACCTCGTTAACGCTCATCCTACTGATAATGTCCTATACATTCAG GTAGGCAGTCCTAAAGTAGACCACGGTTGTTGGGACAGGCCTGAGGACATGACAGAGGACCGGCCTCTCACACAGGTGAACGCCTCTGTCCCAGGAACTGATGTTGCTGCTGAAACAGCTGCAGCTCTAGCTTCAGCATCACTGGTCTTTCGGAGCACTGATTCTGCATATTCAACTTTACTTCTGAAGCATGCTAaacaattatttacttttgcGGACAAATATAGAGGATCTTATAGCATCAGTATTCCTGAAGTTGCAACTTTCTATAATTCTACTGGCTATGGTGATGAGCTCTTGTGGGCAGCTAGCTGGCTCTACCATGCAACAGGAGATCGGTCGTACTTCCAATATGTGACTGGAAAAAACGGCGAAGACTTTGCTAATTGGGGCAGTCCAACATGGTTTAGCTGGGATAACAAGCTAGCTGGAGCTCAG GTTCTGCTGTCTAGGGTTAGCTTCTTTGGGCCAAAAGACGTATCAAATTCGAATATTCTCCAGAAGTATAGAGATTCAGCAGAGGCTGTCATGTGTGGTCTTTTACCCAAATCTCCAACTGCCACCTCCAGCAGAACCGATA GTGGTTTAGTTTGGGTAAGTCAATGGAACGCATTGCAGCATCCTGTGGCATCGGCGCTTTTAGCAGTCATTTACAGCGATTACATGCTTACTTCTCGAACTGCAAAGATATCCTGTGATGGACATTATTTTAGGCCCTCCGATCTCCGGAAATTCGCCATGTCACAG GCGGATTATGTCTTGGGTGACAACCCTATGAAGATGAGTTATCTTGTGGGCTACGGGGATAAGTACCCGCAATACGTTCATCACAGAGGAGCTTCAATCCCAGCCGACGCAACCACAGGCTGCAAAGATGGTTTCCAGTGGCTGAAGTCAGATAAGCCAAATCCCAATATTGCAATGGGAGCACTTGTAGGCGGACCGTTTCTCAACGAGTCATTCGTGGATTCAAGAAACAACTCGATGCAAACTGAGCCAAGCACGTACAACAGTGCAGTCATTGTTGGGCTCCTTTCTAGCTTGGTGACCACATCATCCGTCGTTCAATCTTTCACATAA
- the LOC105159337 gene encoding probable diphthine methyl ester synthase, whose translation MLYVIGLGLGDEKDITLRGLEAIKKCSKVYMEAYTSLLSFGLTTDGLSKLEKVYEKPIIVADREMVEEKADDMLLEAQVSDVAFLVVGDPFGATTHSDLVVRAKKLGVAVKVVHNASVMNAIGVCGLQLYRYGETVSIPFFTDTWRPDSFYEKIKRNRTLGLHTLCLLDIRVKEPSLESLCRGKKVYEPPKFMTINTAIEQLLEVEQNHKESVYNEDTTCVGLARVGCEDQVIIAGSMKQLLTLDFGPPLHCLVIVGDTHPLEEEMLEFYTVDNTSKQT comes from the exons atgttgtaTGTAATAGGATTAGGGTTAGGAGATGAGAAAGACATCACATTGAGAGGGCTTGAAGCAATCAAGAAATGCAGCAAAGTGTACATGGAGGCCTACACTTCTCTACTCTCCTTTGGCCTCACTACCGATGGCCTCTCCAAACTA GAAAAGGTTTATGAGAAGCCAATTATTGTTGCGGATAGGGAAATGGTAGAGGAAAAAGCAGATGATATGCTGTTAGAAGCTCAAGTTTCTGACGTGGCGTTTTTGGTCGTTGGAGACCCTTTTGG AGCAACAACACACTCGGATCTTGTTGTCCGAGCAAAGAAGCTCGGCGTGGCCGTTAAAGTGGTGCATAATGCATCAGTGATGAATGCAATTGGAGTTTGTGGACTGCAGCTCTACCGCTATGGAGAGACTGTTTCCATACCATTCTTCACTGACACTTGGAGACCTGATAGTTTCTACGAAAAGATTAAAAGGAACAGAACACTTGGATTGCACACTCTCTGCCTTTTAG ATATACGAGTAAAGGAACCTTCACTAGAGTCCTTATGCAG AGGGAAAAAAGTGTATGAGCCACCAAAGTTTATGACAATAAATACTGCAATTGAGCAGCTCTTGGAGGTGGAGCAAAATCACAAAGAATCAG TATATAACGAAGACACTACTTGTGTTGGTCTGGCCCGAGTAGGTTGTGAAGATCAAGTGATAATCGCAGGCTCCATGAAACAACTTTTGACACTAGACTTTGGCCCTCCTTTACATTGCCTCGTCATAGTAGGTGACACTCACCCTCTCGAAGAAGAAATGTTGGAGTTTTATACAGTCGACAACACTTCAAAACAAACTTAA
- the LOC105159338 gene encoding putative HVA22-like protein g, with amino-acid sequence MIGSFLTRGLVLIFGYAYPAYECYKSVELNKPDIEQLRFWCQYWILVAGLTVCERIGDTFIGWIPMYGEAKLAFFVYLWFPKTKGTTYIYDSFFKPYVSKHENEIDRNLLELRTRAGDIAVLYWQKGASYAQTRIYDILQYIALQSTPKRTAQPQNQGSQVQKPTAARSTQDAQPASPASSTSAREHKQDATEVARKTEDAKKAAPSSAALNEQKTTQALVASRKPSNSNEEQKMQVDSVSPLANESAQPALQDKVVEEAGRLTRARSRKIRASNN; translated from the exons ATGATTGGATCTTTTCTGACAAGAGGACTTGT GTTAATTTTTGGTTATGCTTATCCTGCGTATGAATGCTATAAATCAGTGGAACTGAACAAGCCTGATATTGAGCAGCTTCGGTTTTGGTGCCAGTATTG GATCTTAGTGGCTGGCTTGACGGTTTGTGAAAGGATTGGGGATACTTTCATTGGCTG GATTCCAATGTATGGTGAGGCCAAGTTGGCCTTCTTTGTATACTTGTGGTTCCCTAAAACTAAG ggaacaacatatatatatgactcCTTCTTTAAGCCCTATGTTTCAAAACATGAGAACGAAATTGATCGCAATCTGTTAGAGCTGAGGACAAGAGCTGGAGACATTGCAGTTTTGTACTGGCAGAAGGGAGCAAGTTATGCCCAAACTAGAATTTATGACATTTTGCAGTATATTGCTTTACAATCAACGCCCAAACGAACAGCTCAG CCACAAAATCAAGGCAGTCAAGTCCAGAAACCCACTGCAGCAAGATCAACCCAGGATGCGCAACCCGCTTCTCCTGCTTCTAGTACATCTGCGAGAGAGCACAAACAGGACGCAACAGAAGTAGCACGAAAAACGGAGGATGCAAAAAAAGCAGCTCCTTCTTCAGCAGCCCTCAATGAACAAAAAACAACACAGGCTCTTGTTGCAAGCAGGAAACCTTCAAATTCCAATGAGGAGCAGAAAATGCAAGTCGATTCTGTGTCTCCATTGGCAAATGAAAGTGCTCAACCTGCTCTACAAGACAAGGTTGTTGAAGAAGCTGGACGATTGACAAGAGCTAGGTCTAGGAAAATACGAGCatcaaataactaa
- the LOC105159339 gene encoding uncharacterized protein LOC105159339 isoform X1, whose product MRERSTSNKSSAPPLPAFFVFHLLASLIFMALLTFLPADPNNNNSNSHDSKSKKSKKKQQQTKQKQPSSSSWDQIKNLLTCKQVQDSKIHDPSKTHTLFHSSSCSSICTFRDVVHANTRVVHRSADNSPEGSTVGQDTNRLLTKKTTHASSSSRSIHSSSSVRSTAGAGRGMQLRKLSGCYECHAIVDPARDGTGCRYPLGRSSICACPECGEVFPKIESLEHHQAIRHAVSELGPEDSSRNIVEIIFKSSWLKKDNPICKIERILKVHNTRRTIQRFEDYRDAVKIRANSSAKRNARCAADGNELLRFHAATLTCSLGARGSSSLCGSIPACGVCTIIRHGFQGSKISGVRTTASSGRAHDCLGGSGTRRAMLVCRVIAGRVKRVAEDSAADEDGNAAPAAGSYDSLASYAGVYSNLEELYVFSSRAILPCFVVIYKALES is encoded by the exons atgagagagagaagtaCAAGTAATAAATCATCTGCACCACCACTACCAGCCTTCTTCGTCTTCCATCTCTTAGCTTCACTCATTTTCATGGCACTCCTCACTTTCCTACCTGCAGaccctaataataataattccaaTTCCCACGAttccaaatccaagaaaagcaagaaaaagcAGCAGCAAACCAAACAGAAACAGCCCTCTTCATCTTCATGGGACCAAATCAAGAATCTCCTCACTTGCAAACAGGTTCAAGACTCCAAAATCCACGACCCCTCCAAAACACACACCTTATTCCACTCCTCATCCTGCAGTAGCATTTGTACCTTCAGGGACGTCGTCCATGCCAACACCAGGGTCGTACACCGCTCTGCCGATAACTCCCCCGAGGGCAGCACCGTCGGCCAGGATACCAACCGGCTTCTTACCAAGAAAACTACCCAcgcctcctcctcttctcgTTCCATTCATTCCAGCTCCAGCGTCAGATCAACTGCCGGCGCCGGACGCGGCATGCAGTTGAGGAAGCTCTCCGGGTGTTACGAGTGTCACGCCATTGTCGATCCTGCTAG agatGGAACCGGGTGCAGGTATCCATTGGGAAGGAGCAGTATATGTGCTTGTCCTGAATGCGGAGAGGTTTTCCCCAAAATTGAGAGCTTGGAGCATCATCAAGCTATTAGGCATGCAG TGTCTGAGCTAGGCCCAGAGGACTCAAGCCGCAACATTGTAGAGATAATCTTCAAGTCAAGCTGGCTCAAAAAGGACAATCCAATATGCAAGATCGAACGGATACTAAAGGTCCACAACACCCGACGCACAATCCAACGCTTTGAAGACTACCGCGACGCAGTGAAGATACGGGCCAACTCTAGCGCCAAGAGAAACGCCAGGTGCGCCGCCGACGGGAACGAGCTCCTCAGATTCCACGCGGCCACTCTCACGTGCTCCCTCGGCGCCCGCGGCTCGTCCAGCTTGTGCGGCTCGATACCGGCTTGCGGAGTCTGCACTATCATCCGACATGGGTTCCAGGGCAGCAAGATCAGCGGGGTCCGCACCACAGCGAGCAGCGGACGCGCCCACGACTGCCTAGGCGGCTCGGGCACACGCAGAGCCATGCTGGTGTGTCGTGTGATCGCGGGAAGGGTGAAGCGCGTGGCGGAGGATTCGGCGGCTGATGAGGATGGAAACGCGGCTCCGGCTGCTGGCTCGTACGACTCTTTAGCCAGCTATGCCGGGGTCTACTCGAATCTAGAGGAGTTGTATGTATTCAGTTCAAGGGCAATTTTGCCTTGTTTTGTGGTGATTTACAAAGCGCTTGAATCTTag
- the LOC105159339 gene encoding uncharacterized protein LOC105159339 isoform X2, with translation MRERSTSNKSSAPPLPAFFVFHLLASLIFMALLTFLPADPNNNNSNSHDSKSKKSKKKQQQTKQKQPSSSSWDQIKNLLTCKQVQDSKIHDPSKTHTLFHSSSCSSICTFRDVVHANTRVVHRSADNSPEGSTVGQDTNRLLTKKTTHASSSSRSIHSSSSVRSTAGAGRGMQLRKLSGCYECHAIVDPARYPLGRSSICACPECGEVFPKIESLEHHQAIRHAVSELGPEDSSRNIVEIIFKSSWLKKDNPICKIERILKVHNTRRTIQRFEDYRDAVKIRANSSAKRNARCAADGNELLRFHAATLTCSLGARGSSSLCGSIPACGVCTIIRHGFQGSKISGVRTTASSGRAHDCLGGSGTRRAMLVCRVIAGRVKRVAEDSAADEDGNAAPAAGSYDSLASYAGVYSNLEELYVFSSRAILPCFVVIYKALES, from the exons atgagagagagaagtaCAAGTAATAAATCATCTGCACCACCACTACCAGCCTTCTTCGTCTTCCATCTCTTAGCTTCACTCATTTTCATGGCACTCCTCACTTTCCTACCTGCAGaccctaataataataattccaaTTCCCACGAttccaaatccaagaaaagcaagaaaaagcAGCAGCAAACCAAACAGAAACAGCCCTCTTCATCTTCATGGGACCAAATCAAGAATCTCCTCACTTGCAAACAGGTTCAAGACTCCAAAATCCACGACCCCTCCAAAACACACACCTTATTCCACTCCTCATCCTGCAGTAGCATTTGTACCTTCAGGGACGTCGTCCATGCCAACACCAGGGTCGTACACCGCTCTGCCGATAACTCCCCCGAGGGCAGCACCGTCGGCCAGGATACCAACCGGCTTCTTACCAAGAAAACTACCCAcgcctcctcctcttctcgTTCCATTCATTCCAGCTCCAGCGTCAGATCAACTGCCGGCGCCGGACGCGGCATGCAGTTGAGGAAGCTCTCCGGGTGTTACGAGTGTCACGCCATTGTCGATCCTGCTAG GTATCCATTGGGAAGGAGCAGTATATGTGCTTGTCCTGAATGCGGAGAGGTTTTCCCCAAAATTGAGAGCTTGGAGCATCATCAAGCTATTAGGCATGCAG TGTCTGAGCTAGGCCCAGAGGACTCAAGCCGCAACATTGTAGAGATAATCTTCAAGTCAAGCTGGCTCAAAAAGGACAATCCAATATGCAAGATCGAACGGATACTAAAGGTCCACAACACCCGACGCACAATCCAACGCTTTGAAGACTACCGCGACGCAGTGAAGATACGGGCCAACTCTAGCGCCAAGAGAAACGCCAGGTGCGCCGCCGACGGGAACGAGCTCCTCAGATTCCACGCGGCCACTCTCACGTGCTCCCTCGGCGCCCGCGGCTCGTCCAGCTTGTGCGGCTCGATACCGGCTTGCGGAGTCTGCACTATCATCCGACATGGGTTCCAGGGCAGCAAGATCAGCGGGGTCCGCACCACAGCGAGCAGCGGACGCGCCCACGACTGCCTAGGCGGCTCGGGCACACGCAGAGCCATGCTGGTGTGTCGTGTGATCGCGGGAAGGGTGAAGCGCGTGGCGGAGGATTCGGCGGCTGATGAGGATGGAAACGCGGCTCCGGCTGCTGGCTCGTACGACTCTTTAGCCAGCTATGCCGGGGTCTACTCGAATCTAGAGGAGTTGTATGTATTCAGTTCAAGGGCAATTTTGCCTTGTTTTGTGGTGATTTACAAAGCGCTTGAATCTTag